Proteins found in one Bacteroidota bacterium genomic segment:
- the lgt gene encoding prolipoprotein diacylglyceryl transferase, whose protein sequence is MHPKLFTIGPLTIYSYGLMLGIGFILASFFLTKELRRKGLDSNLGSTITLLAIIFGIIGSKLLYLIENWSYASRDPFGMAFSPGGLTWYGGFILATVAIMIYVRRRKIPFLTVCDAASPSLMLGYGVARIGCHLSGDGDYGMPTNLPWGCVYSEGTYPPSLAFKNFPEIVQKYGVNGVVPDTIPVHPAPLYEFLIGVLLFLLLWRLRKKLAVDGSLFMLYLILSGTARFLIEFIRLNPRILFGLSEAQLIALVMVACGFAGFFILSRKKPVSSPA, encoded by the coding sequence ATGCATCCAAAACTCTTCACCATAGGACCTCTTACGATCTACAGTTACGGACTGATGCTCGGGATCGGGTTCATCCTGGCGAGCTTCTTTCTGACGAAGGAACTGCGGCGGAAGGGGCTCGATTCGAACCTGGGAAGCACGATCACCCTCCTGGCGATCATCTTCGGAATTATCGGTTCGAAACTCCTCTACCTGATCGAAAACTGGAGCTATGCGTCGCGCGATCCGTTCGGGATGGCGTTTTCGCCCGGCGGTTTGACCTGGTACGGCGGGTTCATCCTCGCCACGGTCGCCATCATGATCTACGTTCGCCGGCGCAAGATCCCGTTCCTCACGGTCTGCGACGCCGCCTCTCCCAGCCTTATGCTGGGGTACGGCGTGGCAAGGATCGGGTGCCATCTTTCGGGGGACGGCGATTACGGCATGCCCACGAACCTTCCCTGGGGGTGCGTCTACTCGGAAGGAACCTATCCGCCTTCCCTGGCCTTTAAGAATTTTCCCGAAATCGTGCAAAAGTACGGGGTCAACGGGGTTGTGCCGGATACGATTCCGGTTCATCCCGCCCCTCTCTATGAATTTTTAATAGGGGTTCTGTTGTTCCTACTATTATGGAGACTCCGGAAAAAGCTCGCCGTCGACGGTTCGCTCTTCATGCTCTACCTCATCCTCTCCGGGACCGCCCGGTTCCTGATCGAATTCATCCGCCTGAACCCGCGGATCCTGTTCGGCCTTTCCGAGGCGCAGTTGATCGCGCTCGTGATGGTCGCCTGCGGCTTCGCCGGTTTCTTCATCCTCTCACGCAAGAAACCGGTCTCCTCTCCGGCCTGA
- a CDS encoding glutaredoxin family protein, which produces MVLVEIFSKEDCHLCDIARASLAKLRRRHPFELRETKIREGEGLFEQMKDRVPVIHIDGREAFHFKVPEEEFMARLLSAEAGHR; this is translated from the coding sequence ATGGTTCTCGTCGAGATTTTTTCCAAGGAGGATTGCCACCTCTGCGACATCGCCAGGGCGTCGCTTGCGAAGCTTCGGCGGCGCCATCCGTTCGAGTTGCGGGAGACGAAGATCCGGGAGGGAGAGGGCCTCTTCGAGCAGATGAAAGACCGGGTTCCGGTCATTCACATCGACGGCAGAGAGGCGTTTCATTTTAAAGTGCCCGAGGAGGAGTTTATGGCTCGATTACTATCGGCGGAGGCCGGACACCGATGA
- the rlmB gene encoding 23S rRNA (guanosine(2251)-2'-O)-methyltransferase RlmB has protein sequence MEKNRPAGAGHDRQPAVKIIAGRNPVIEALKAGTIIEKIVILAGVKGEAIEKIKAMAKRDRVPCMEVGKQKFRELVSDTTTQGVVAVVGTKEYVEVDDILKAASGRNEPPFVLLLDEIEDPQNLGALIRTAECAGVHGVIIPKHHSAEVNTTVAKTSAGASEHLPVAKVVNVANTIDELKEKGVWVVGTDSEAPKIYTEVDYSGPIAIVIGNEGRGIRHLVKEKCDFLVKIPVYGKIESLNASVAGALVMYEAVRKRKSLS, from the coding sequence ATGGAAAAGAATCGTCCTGCGGGCGCCGGGCATGACAGGCAGCCCGCTGTGAAAATCATCGCCGGGCGGAACCCAGTCATCGAGGCGTTAAAGGCGGGGACGATCATCGAAAAAATCGTCATTCTCGCCGGCGTGAAGGGGGAAGCGATCGAAAAAATCAAGGCGATGGCGAAGCGGGACCGCGTCCCCTGCATGGAAGTGGGAAAGCAAAAATTCCGCGAGCTCGTCAGCGACACGACCACCCAGGGAGTGGTGGCGGTCGTCGGCACGAAGGAGTACGTCGAGGTCGACGACATCCTCAAGGCCGCCTCCGGGCGCAACGAGCCCCCCTTCGTGCTCCTCCTCGACGAGATCGAGGATCCGCAAAACCTCGGAGCCCTCATCCGGACCGCCGAATGCGCCGGCGTCCACGGAGTGATCATTCCCAAGCACCACTCCGCCGAAGTCAACACGACCGTGGCGAAAACCTCCGCCGGCGCGAGCGAGCATCTCCCCGTCGCGAAGGTCGTCAACGTCGCGAACACGATCGATGAGCTCAAGGAGAAGGGGGTGTGGGTGGTCGGGACCGATTCGGAGGCCCCGAAAATCTACACGGAGGTGGACTATTCGGGCCCCATCGCCATCGTGATCGGCAACGAGGGAAGGGGGATCCGGCACCTCGTGAAGGAGAAGTGCGATTTCCTCGTCAAGATCCCGGTCTACGGAAAAATCGAATCGCTGAACGCCTCCGTCGCCGGAGCGCTTGTCATGTACGAAGCGGTCCGGAAGAGAAAATCGTTGTCATAG
- a CDS encoding sigma-54 dependent transcriptional regulator, producing MKTILVVDDEKSVRDSIRMILEYEKYRVVAAENGREGLERLRDGQVDAVLLDIKMPQGMDGIEALREIMRLDADLPVIMISGHGTFETAVEATKLGAFDYLPKPLDREKLLIVLRNALEHRALSKELRQVRDKEQILGESPKIKAIIALIQRVGPTDTRVLISGESGSGKELVAKGIHRASKRSQMPLVEVNCAAIPAELIESELFGHEKGSFTGATALRIGKFEQADGGTIFLDEIGDMSSQAQAKVLRVLEEGKIERVGGNKMIPVDVRVIAATNKKLIDEVKRGAFREDLYHRLNVIPIEVPPLRDRREDIPILVKAFLIDTCTRNGMALKKITDGALQALAGAEWSGNVRELRNIVERLVIMAPGDTIERSGLESLPAARNGMVEELLHSGTSFQEFKDRAEAAFIKRQLELHNWNVSRTAEALEMERSHLYTKINKYGLERGGEGGDPPKDAGR from the coding sequence ATGAAGACGATTCTCGTTGTCGACGACGAAAAGAGCGTGCGGGATTCGATCAGGATGATCCTCGAGTACGAGAAATACCGGGTTGTCGCCGCGGAGAACGGCCGGGAGGGGCTCGAGCGCCTCCGCGACGGCCAGGTTGACGCGGTGCTTCTGGATATCAAGATGCCCCAGGGAATGGACGGGATCGAAGCGCTCCGGGAGATCATGCGCCTCGACGCCGACCTGCCCGTGATCATGATTTCAGGCCACGGGACGTTCGAGACCGCCGTCGAGGCGACCAAACTCGGCGCGTTCGATTACCTCCCGAAACCGCTCGACCGGGAAAAGCTGCTGATCGTCCTGAGGAACGCGCTCGAGCACCGCGCGCTCTCGAAGGAGCTGCGGCAGGTGCGCGACAAGGAGCAGATTCTGGGGGAGAGCCCGAAGATCAAAGCGATCATCGCCCTGATCCAGCGGGTCGGGCCGACCGACACGCGCGTCCTCATCTCGGGCGAAAGCGGCAGCGGAAAGGAACTCGTCGCCAAGGGCATCCACCGGGCCAGCAAGCGGTCGCAGATGCCCCTGGTCGAGGTGAACTGCGCTGCGATCCCGGCGGAGCTGATCGAATCGGAGCTGTTCGGACACGAAAAGGGATCGTTCACCGGCGCGACAGCGCTGCGGATAGGAAAATTTGAGCAGGCGGACGGCGGGACGATCTTTTTGGATGAAATTGGCGACATGAGCTCGCAGGCGCAGGCGAAGGTGCTGCGGGTCCTGGAGGAAGGGAAGATCGAACGCGTCGGAGGCAACAAGATGATCCCGGTCGACGTCCGGGTAATCGCGGCGACGAACAAGAAATTGATCGACGAGGTCAAGAGAGGCGCCTTCCGGGAGGACCTCTACCACCGGTTGAACGTGATACCGATCGAGGTGCCGCCTCTCAGGGACCGGAGGGAGGATATTCCGATTCTCGTGAAGGCGTTCCTCATCGACACCTGCACGAGAAACGGGATGGCGTTGAAGAAGATCACGGACGGGGCCCTGCAGGCGCTTGCCGGCGCGGAGTGGAGCGGGAACGTGCGCGAACTGCGGAACATCGTCGAGCGGCTGGTCATCATGGCTCCCGGCGATACGATCGAGCGGTCCGGCCTCGAGTCGCTCCCGGCCGCCCGGAACGGCATGGTCGAGGAGCTCCTCCATTCGGGGACCAGCTTTCAGGAGTTCAAAGATCGCGCGGAGGCGGCGTTCATCAAGCGTCAACTCGAGCTGCACAACTGGAACGTCTCAAGGACCGCCGAAGCGCTGGAAATGGAGCGGAGCCACCTTTATACGAAGATCAACAAGTACGGGCTCGAGCGGGGGGGCGAGGGCGGCGATCCCCCGAAGGACGCGGGCCGCTGA
- a CDS encoding acyl-CoA carboxylase subunit beta: MLRVLNAKAESVKAGGGKEAVEKHHKRGKLTARERIRKLIDPPGEFLEIGLFTAYGMYEEYGGAPSAGTVFGVGKIHGRDVVVVANDATVKAGAWFPITCKKNLRAQEIAMENRLPIVYLVDSAGVFLPLQSEIFPDKEHFGRIFRNNAVLSSMGIPQIAAIMGPCVAGGAYLPIMSDEALIVDGTGSVFLAGPFLVKAAIGEEVEVEKLGGAGMHSEISGVTDYRMPNDEVCLETIRELISKLGHTPKAGFDRIAPKPPRLDPADVYGMIPDDRAKPYDMYGVLSTIVDEGEFDEFKRGYGKTIITAYARVDGWAVGIVANQRSVTRTRSGEMQVGGVIYSESADKGARFIMGCNQKKIPLVFFQDVTGFMVGSRAEQGGIIKDGAKMVNAVANSVVPKLTFIIGNSYGAGNYAMCGKAYDPRFIFAWPTAQIAVMGGKQASETLLSIKLQQVMSKSGTQIPKEKQELLLKEISQRYNSELDPLFAAARLWVDGIVDPVETRSLISRGIEIASNNPELPRFNPGVIQV, from the coding sequence ATGCTCCGGGTCCTGAACGCCAAAGCCGAGAGCGTGAAGGCCGGGGGCGGCAAGGAGGCGGTCGAGAAGCATCACAAGCGGGGAAAGCTGACCGCGCGGGAACGGATCCGGAAACTGATCGATCCGCCGGGGGAGTTTCTCGAGATCGGACTTTTTACCGCGTACGGAATGTACGAGGAGTACGGTGGGGCGCCCTCGGCGGGAACGGTCTTCGGAGTCGGCAAAATCCACGGACGGGACGTGGTCGTGGTGGCGAACGACGCGACCGTGAAGGCGGGGGCCTGGTTTCCCATCACATGTAAGAAGAACCTCAGGGCGCAGGAGATCGCGATGGAGAACCGCCTGCCGATCGTCTATCTCGTCGACTCCGCCGGCGTCTTCCTTCCCCTCCAGAGCGAGATTTTCCCCGACAAGGAGCATTTCGGCCGCATTTTCCGGAATAACGCCGTCCTCTCATCGATGGGGATTCCGCAGATCGCGGCGATCATGGGACCGTGCGTCGCGGGCGGAGCCTACCTTCCGATCATGAGCGACGAAGCACTGATCGTGGACGGGACAGGAAGCGTCTTCCTCGCCGGGCCGTTTCTCGTGAAGGCCGCGATCGGCGAAGAGGTGGAGGTGGAGAAACTGGGCGGGGCCGGGATGCACAGCGAGATCAGCGGCGTCACCGATTACCGGATGCCGAACGACGAGGTCTGCCTCGAAACCATCCGCGAACTTATCTCGAAGCTCGGACACACCCCGAAGGCCGGATTCGACCGGATCGCGCCGAAGCCTCCGCGCCTCGATCCGGCCGACGTCTACGGCATGATCCCGGACGACCGCGCGAAGCCGTACGACATGTACGGCGTGCTTTCGACGATCGTGGACGAGGGGGAATTCGACGAGTTCAAGCGCGGCTACGGCAAGACGATCATCACCGCCTATGCCCGCGTCGACGGCTGGGCGGTCGGCATCGTCGCGAACCAGCGGTCGGTCACCAGGACCAGGTCGGGGGAGATGCAGGTCGGAGGGGTGATCTACAGCGAGAGCGCGGACAAGGGAGCCCGGTTCATCATGGGGTGCAATCAGAAGAAGATCCCCCTGGTGTTTTTTCAGGATGTCACAGGATTCATGGTGGGCTCGCGCGCCGAGCAGGGGGGAATCATCAAAGACGGCGCCAAGATGGTCAACGCCGTGGCGAACAGCGTGGTCCCGAAGCTGACCTTCATCATCGGAAACAGCTACGGGGCGGGAAACTACGCCATGTGCGGGAAGGCGTACGATCCGCGTTTCATTTTTGCCTGGCCGACGGCGCAGATCGCCGTGATGGGCGGGAAGCAGGCGAGCGAAACCCTGCTCAGCATCAAATTGCAGCAGGTCATGTCGAAGTCCGGCACGCAGATTCCGAAGGAGAAGCAGGAACTCCTCCTGAAGGAGATCTCCCAGCGCTATAACAGCGAGCTCGACCCGCTCTTCGCCGCGGCTCGGCTCTGGGTGGACGGCATCGTCGATCCGGTCGAAACCCGCTCGCTCATTTCCCGCGGCATCGAGATCGCTTCGAATAACCCCGAGCTTCCCCGTTTCAATCCGGGAGTGATCCAGGTCTAG
- a CDS encoding acyl-CoA dehydrogenase — translation MPEQIAVEAATPEFEFTESMRMVQESARNFAEKEIRPVVMKYDESQEFPHDLIRKLGELGFMGIIIPEEYGGSGFGYLEYVTILVEISRVDPSIGLSLAAHNSLCSNHLYTFGTEAQKKKYLPGLASGRTIGAWALTEPTAGSDAAGMLTTAAREGDCFVLNGSKNFITHGSVGNLTVVMANLDKTKGKKGISAFLVENDTPGFIVSKKENKLGMRCCDTSAIAFDNCRIPKENLLGEEGTGFAQALAVLDGGRISIAALAVGIAQGSLDASLKYARERKQFGKPIGEFQAIQWKLADMAVGIEASRLLTYRAAFLKNRGRDITLESSMAKFFASEVAVQATNEGVQIHGGYGFIKDFPVEKFYRDVKLVTIGEGTSEIQKMVIARELLNSR, via the coding sequence ATGCCTGAGCAGATCGCCGTGGAGGCAGCCACACCCGAGTTCGAATTCACCGAGAGCATGCGGATGGTTCAGGAATCTGCGCGCAATTTCGCCGAGAAGGAGATCAGGCCGGTTGTGATGAAGTATGACGAGTCGCAGGAGTTTCCGCACGACCTGATCCGGAAGCTCGGCGAGCTCGGGTTCATGGGGATCATCATCCCCGAGGAGTACGGAGGCTCGGGGTTCGGCTACCTCGAATACGTGACCATTCTCGTGGAGATCTCCAGGGTCGATCCTTCGATCGGACTGAGTCTCGCCGCCCATAACAGCCTCTGCTCGAACCACCTCTACACCTTCGGCACCGAAGCCCAGAAAAAGAAGTACCTCCCCGGGCTCGCCTCCGGCCGGACGATCGGAGCCTGGGCGCTCACCGAGCCGACCGCAGGGAGCGACGCGGCGGGCATGCTCACGACGGCGGCGCGGGAAGGGGACTGCTTCGTTCTCAACGGCAGCAAGAATTTTATCACCCACGGCTCGGTCGGCAACCTGACCGTCGTGATGGCGAATCTCGACAAGACAAAAGGGAAGAAAGGGATCTCGGCGTTCCTCGTCGAGAACGACACGCCCGGGTTCATCGTGAGCAAGAAGGAGAACAAGCTCGGGATGCGCTGCTGCGACACCTCCGCGATCGCCTTCGACAACTGCCGGATTCCAAAAGAGAATCTCCTCGGCGAGGAGGGGACGGGATTCGCCCAGGCGCTGGCGGTGCTCGACGGGGGCAGGATCAGCATCGCCGCCCTCGCGGTCGGGATCGCGCAGGGGTCCCTCGACGCCAGCCTGAAATACGCGCGCGAACGGAAGCAATTCGGAAAGCCGATCGGTGAATTCCAGGCGATCCAGTGGAAGCTCGCCGACATGGCGGTCGGGATCGAAGCTTCGCGCCTCTTGACCTACCGCGCCGCGTTTCTCAAGAACCGGGGCCGCGACATCACGCTCGAGTCGTCGATGGCGAAATTCTTCGCCAGCGAGGTGGCGGTCCAGGCGACGAACGAGGGGGTCCAGATCCACGGCGGCTACGGGTTCATCAAGGACTTCCCGGTCGAAAAATTCTATCGCGACGTCAAACTCGTGACCATCGGCGAGGGGACATCCGAGATTCAAAAGATGGTCATCGCCCGCGAGCTCCTGAATTCACGATAA
- the meaB gene encoding methylmalonyl Co-A mutase-associated GTPase MeaB, with translation MSAGPEFIERILGNDRGAVSRAISMVENGHPDAVGLLKTLYPSTGKACRVGITGPPGSGKSTITNKLARHYRTGPAGQLRVGVIAVDPSSPFTGGALLGDRVRMSDIELDTGVFIRSMASRGSLGGLSRKAKEAADVLDASGCDIIFFETVGVGQSELDIVRAADTVIVVLVPESGDSIQAMKAGLMEIADFFALNKSDRPGAEQAVRAIKTVLSLRPASDGWNPEVVQTVATKGTGIEEVAGQIAAHTQFLRAGGMLEKKRVERAVERIREIVSERMRVEFWDEGRERALDSEVRRMLSGETTPYDIAEQLLGKVNK, from the coding sequence ATGTCGGCCGGGCCCGAATTCATAGAGCGTATTCTCGGAAACGACCGCGGGGCCGTATCGAGGGCAATCTCGATGGTTGAGAACGGGCATCCCGACGCGGTCGGGCTGCTGAAAACCCTCTATCCCTCCACCGGGAAAGCGTGCCGCGTCGGCATCACCGGTCCCCCCGGCTCCGGCAAGAGCACGATCACGAACAAGCTCGCGCGCCACTATCGCACCGGGCCTGCCGGTCAACTGCGCGTCGGCGTGATCGCCGTCGATCCCTCAAGTCCGTTTACCGGAGGAGCGCTGCTCGGAGACCGCGTGCGCATGAGCGACATCGAGCTCGACACCGGCGTCTTCATCCGGAGCATGGCGTCCCGCGGAAGCCTGGGCGGGTTGAGCCGGAAGGCGAAAGAAGCCGCCGACGTCCTCGACGCGTCGGGGTGCGACATCATTTTCTTCGAGACGGTCGGGGTGGGGCAGTCGGAACTCGACATCGTGCGGGCGGCCGATACCGTGATCGTCGTCCTCGTGCCCGAGTCGGGCGACTCCATTCAGGCGATGAAGGCGGGGCTGATGGAAATTGCAGACTTCTTCGCTCTGAACAAGTCGGATCGCCCGGGAGCGGAACAGGCGGTCAGGGCGATCAAGACCGTGCTGAGCCTGAGGCCCGCGTCCGACGGCTGGAACCCCGAGGTGGTACAGACGGTCGCGACGAAAGGGACGGGGATCGAAGAAGTGGCCGGTCAGATTGCGGCGCACACCCAATTTCTCCGGGCGGGCGGCATGCTGGAGAAGAAGAGGGTTGAACGGGCCGTCGAGCGGATCAGGGAGATCGTGAGCGAGCGGATGCGGGTCGAGTTCTGGGACGAGGGGAGGGAGCGCGCGCTCGACTCCGAGGTCCGGCGGATGCTTTCGGGCGAGACCACTCCGTACGATATTGCAGAGCAGTTGCTCGGGAAAGTCAACAAGTAG
- a CDS encoding NAD-dependent epimerase/dehydratase family protein, translating into MKILVTGGAGFIGSHVAEAFLGAGHKVAVLDDLSMGRKENVPPGAEFVELDIRNPRIGELFRENRFDVVIHHAAQMDVRKSVEDPSNDADVNILGTLNLLQNCVAHGVGRFIFASTGGAIYGEQEAFPATEDHPTRPVSPYGVSKLSVEKYLHYYRVVNGLEYTVLRYANVYGPRQNPHGEAGVVAIFVSKMLEGSKPVINGDGGQTRDYVFVGDVVAANLLAPGVKGSGVFNIGTGIETSVNDIFRGLRALTGSDTPEVHGPAKKGEQTRSVIDSSLARRVMGWTPAVSLADGLGRTVDYFRNAAGR; encoded by the coding sequence GTGAAAATTCTGGTCACGGGCGGGGCGGGTTTTATCGGGTCTCACGTTGCGGAGGCGTTCCTTGGGGCCGGGCACAAGGTCGCCGTGCTCGACGATCTCTCGATGGGCCGGAAGGAGAACGTGCCGCCGGGCGCGGAGTTCGTGGAGCTCGATATCCGGAATCCCCGGATCGGGGAGCTCTTCCGCGAGAACAGATTCGACGTCGTCATCCACCATGCGGCCCAGATGGACGTCCGGAAATCCGTCGAGGACCCTTCAAACGACGCGGACGTGAATATCCTCGGAACACTGAACCTGCTTCAGAATTGCGTGGCGCACGGGGTCGGGCGATTCATCTTCGCGTCGACCGGAGGGGCGATCTACGGGGAACAGGAGGCCTTTCCCGCCACCGAAGATCACCCCACCCGTCCGGTTTCGCCCTACGGGGTCTCCAAGCTCTCTGTCGAGAAGTATCTCCACTACTATCGCGTGGTCAACGGCCTGGAGTACACCGTCCTGCGCTACGCGAACGTCTACGGTCCGAGACAGAACCCGCACGGGGAGGCGGGGGTGGTCGCCATCTTCGTGAGCAAGATGCTGGAGGGATCGAAACCGGTCATCAACGGCGACGGCGGGCAAACGAGAGATTACGTCTTCGTCGGCGACGTGGTGGCGGCGAACTTGCTCGCGCCCGGGGTGAAGGGGTCGGGCGTCTTCAATATCGGGACCGGGATTGAAACTTCGGTGAACGATATCTTCCGGGGCCTTCGCGCGCTGACCGGATCGGATACTCCGGAGGTCCACGGCCCGGCCAAGAAGGGGGAGCAGACGCGAAGCGTCATCGATTCCTCCCTCGCCCGGCGCGTGATGGGCTGGACTCCGGCTGTGTCGCTGGCCGACGGGCTGGGGCGGACAGTCGACTATTTCCGGAACGCCGCAGGGCGATAA
- the purD gene encoding phosphoribosylamine--glycine ligase, translating into MKILLIGSGGREHALAWKIRQSPLVAKMYCAPGNPGIGEIAELVPIKPGDIDSLVRFARDQQIDLTVVGPEQPLVDGIVDEFDRQGLAIFGPSKSAAAIEGSKVFAKEFMKRNGIPTAEFRSFTAAERFDAERYVDEMPVPLVIKADGLASGKGVSVCDTKEAALETLDAMMGKKIFGDAGTTVVIEEFLEGEEASVLAITDGTDFVLLPPAQDQKRILDDDQGRNTGGMGAFAPAPVAGGEMLERIKRLILVPTLAAMKKEGRPFKGCLYAGLMITETGPRVVEFNCRFGDPETQVVLPLVENDLVELMLDAVSGNLSGAAVRQRQSVAVCVVLASGGYPGRYETGKPLVGLDRAAEQGDVMVFHAGTALEKGGVVTSGGRVLGVTAVGPERSPESTVDLAYRAVRKITFDGAYYRSDIGRKAISRLIKTRAEVG; encoded by the coding sequence ATGAAAATACTCCTCATCGGATCGGGCGGCCGGGAACACGCCCTCGCCTGGAAAATCCGCCAGAGTCCCCTTGTCGCGAAAATGTACTGCGCCCCCGGGAATCCGGGCATCGGCGAGATCGCGGAGCTGGTCCCGATCAAGCCGGGCGATATCGACTCCCTCGTGAGGTTCGCGCGCGACCAGCAAATCGATCTGACGGTCGTCGGGCCGGAGCAGCCGCTGGTCGACGGGATCGTCGACGAGTTCGACAGGCAGGGCCTCGCGATCTTCGGTCCGTCCAAATCGGCCGCCGCCATCGAGGGAAGCAAGGTCTTCGCGAAGGAGTTCATGAAAAGGAACGGGATTCCCACGGCGGAATTCCGGTCGTTCACCGCGGCCGAGCGCTTCGACGCGGAGCGCTACGTCGACGAGATGCCGGTGCCGCTCGTGATCAAGGCGGACGGGCTCGCGTCCGGAAAAGGGGTCTCGGTTTGCGACACGAAGGAGGCCGCCCTGGAGACGCTCGACGCGATGATGGGGAAGAAGATCTTCGGAGACGCCGGGACGACGGTCGTCATCGAGGAGTTCCTCGAGGGAGAGGAGGCGTCTGTCCTTGCCATCACCGACGGGACCGACTTTGTCCTTCTCCCGCCGGCGCAGGATCAGAAGAGGATCCTTGACGACGACCAGGGAAGGAACACCGGAGGGATGGGTGCGTTCGCCCCGGCCCCGGTGGCGGGCGGAGAGATGCTCGAGAGAATAAAGCGCCTGATACTTGTGCCGACCCTCGCGGCGATGAAGAAGGAGGGGAGGCCCTTCAAGGGCTGCCTCTATGCGGGCCTCATGATCACGGAGACCGGCCCAAGGGTGGTCGAGTTCAACTGCCGGTTCGGCGATCCGGAGACCCAGGTGGTGTTGCCACTGGTCGAGAACGATCTTGTCGAGCTCATGCTCGATGCGGTTTCGGGCAACCTCTCCGGCGCCGCGGTGCGGCAGAGACAATCCGTCGCGGTTTGCGTGGTCCTCGCCTCGGGCGGATATCCGGGGAGGTATGAAACGGGGAAACCTCTCGTGGGACTCGACCGCGCGGCGGAGCAGGGAGACGTGATGGTGTTCCACGCCGGGACGGCGCTTGAAAAGGGCGGGGTGGTTACCTCGGGCGGAAGGGTGCTCGGCGTCACCGCCGTGGGCCCGGAGCGCTCGCCCGAGTCGACGGTCGACCTCGCCTACCGCGCGGTCAGGAAGATCACGTTCGACGGCGCGTATTACCGGAGCGATATCGGCAGGAAAGCGATAAGCCGGCTCATCAAAACTAGAGCGGAGGTCGGGTGA
- a CDS encoding glycosyltransferase family 4 protein, with the protein MPTGTPDQSQAPALRKVLVIAYYFPPMGLGGVQRTLKFVKYLPEYGWEPTVLTVTPTGYFAEDYTLLEEISRRSVEIERVGSLDPNRFFQKKGVVKMPSERLRKILTFVSDLFFVPDNKIFWKRKAVRAAEALHARKQFDLLFATGPPFTDFLIGLELHRRWNKPLVLDYRDPWLEFPFKYYPTPVHRYLNARREKESLHAASKIVTTNRRVKELILNRHKFLSYDDVVILPQGFDPRDFEHEDPPRANTGKMRITHAGVFFGDRTPKYFLNALRKVFAERPEMRGKIEACFVGHLHSEHLQMITSMQLHDTVVTTGYLDHARCVEQLRSSDVLWMMLTNDRQSPGKVYEYIGARKPILACVPEGFIRQAVEETGAGVCVDPGDVEGIASAIIRFYNQFRGAGLPKTREDVAARYDRIELTRELSVIFGFLSE; encoded by the coding sequence ATGCCGACGGGTACACCCGACCAGTCCCAGGCGCCCGCACTGCGGAAGGTGCTCGTCATCGCCTATTACTTTCCGCCGATGGGATTGGGCGGAGTTCAACGGACCTTGAAGTTTGTCAAGTATCTACCCGAGTACGGTTGGGAGCCGACCGTTTTGACGGTGACGCCGACCGGCTATTTCGCCGAGGACTACACGCTTCTCGAGGAAATCAGCCGCCGTTCCGTCGAGATCGAGCGCGTCGGTTCGCTCGATCCGAACAGGTTTTTTCAGAAGAAGGGGGTGGTGAAAATGCCCTCCGAGCGGCTGCGAAAGATCCTGACGTTCGTGAGCGACCTCTTCTTCGTCCCCGACAACAAGATCTTCTGGAAGCGGAAGGCGGTGCGGGCGGCGGAGGCGCTCCATGCGCGGAAACAATTCGACCTCCTCTTCGCCACCGGGCCGCCCTTTACGGATTTTTTGATCGGGCTCGAACTGCACCGCAGGTGGAACAAACCGCTGGTGCTGGATTACCGCGACCCGTGGCTCGAGTTCCCGTTCAAGTACTACCCGACCCCCGTCCACCGGTACCTGAACGCCCGCCGCGAGAAGGAGTCCCTCCACGCCGCTTCGAAAATCGTCACCACGAACCGGCGGGTCAAGGAGCTGATCCTGAACCGCCACAAATTCCTGAGCTACGACGATGTCGTGATCCTGCCGCAGGGGTTCGACCCCCGGGACTTTGAGCACGAGGATCCGCCCCGCGCGAACACGGGGAAAATGCGCATCACGCATGCAGGCGTTTTCTTCGGCGACAGGACCCCGAAGTATTTTCTCAACGCCCTCCGGAAGGTGTTCGCGGAGCGGCCGGAGATGCGGGGGAAGATCGAGGCGTGTTTCGTGGGCCACCTGCACAGCGAGCATCTCCAGATGATCACCTCGATGCAACTGCACGATACCGTCGTCACGACCGGGTATCTCGACCATGCCCGGTGCGTGGAACAGCTCCGCTCGTCCGACGTGCTCTGGATGATGCTGACGAACGACCGCCAGTCGCCGGGGAAGGTGTACGAATATATCGGTGCCCGGAAGCCGATCCTCGCCTGCGTCCCGGAAGGGTTTATCCGCCAGGCTGTGGAAGAGACGGGGGCCGGTGTCTGCGTCGATCCCGGCGACGTGGAGGGGATCGCGTCGGCGATCATCCGGTTTTACAACCAGTTCCGCGGCGCGGGCCTGCCGAAAACGAGGGAGGATGTGGCCGCGAGGTACGACCGGATCGAGCTGACCAGGGAGCTTTCGGTCATTTTCGGCTTTCTCTCCGAATGA